A single window of Nyctibius grandis isolate bNycGra1 chromosome 16, bNycGra1.pri, whole genome shotgun sequence DNA harbors:
- the LOC137671018 gene encoding uncharacterized protein C16orf96 homolog: MVALPPSASDFFSSDTGCASARQRFAFPHPSAPPLSAEGSSAREEAAHPSPSAPPADDEELPQALNRLSGAAAMEQLSLSQLLDLSFATPDPAAVNFTMLRCLLQALLRHLGLLDLPAPERGHGPSPLLVGGQPAETQPGPERRGDMAQGTGQQPREPGEQLPRKEPPQVASLAASLGAALGQLQQQVESNESGIAKARAVSQDLLEEMGGVRAAQSRMAEDIRTIQEALGLGTLQDAAGRLLGLHDQVMLGSDAQGSGGQAALAECPQSDVDIPCGTSSGPAPTGPGTWPAPRTGTGSPGTQAGTLGGQEGTAEKRAGDPSDRRGTSDGSTTAPGVQPGAPVSQTPTPGVQPGAPVSQTPTPGVQPGAPGSQTAAPGVQPGAPGSQSTALGMQPGSPISQTRTPGMQPGTETTTLGVRPGSPGSQTTAPGVQPGAPGTGNSTLGLQPGTPSTETTTPAMQAVSPGSQEGEGGFLPRPPSRGSSRASSHSVETVEALHQIGQLSHLCAALKEQVAQLEAKKSDRGELEQLRLLFPEGDQESIASVLAELQGRVSSLQGLASELQGEKEKTRQLEDALAKLGVAGAERRADGSDQLSLRLGSVLQEVKWELGQQQEVAKATLEQLVTKTARQLQEQLDELRAMVGSTGQEWAGVQAACPTCCGDSGAHVAKLLRRYEELQELVESVSRQAMGKAARQLPGRRQQDEERLRHIQASIVQVQEHCEQLSSITGSLQDDRQKQQRDIEALFHSLERLQEEKADKEELLLGIDVKADKAALNGKVSRSQFEASMERLQELIQEVQSRVTGQEQGWQQVQRQLWEELGSKLDRLELGPFRQQLDERWKSALAQLKEKLLLTEVDDAAGMKKQLLPDFQCLSCDRPLRVQTPGPHIVAMPALPPLTPHLAEHPWPVVELEQPQQPGHREQAAERVYPRVPRQCGGQHTLTAPLQHAPRLQPRPPGAPQLLQPLTVLPSKHDQTQLLGLDGHVYRGRRDEQLPLPAGQDGTAGAGWRGDPRGAKGTAGSRGHPAVCRGWGASAGLCPQAGRGGSGVRGGTGRDGAGALAEGASGARGADPAPRPQAPPPPRSTGRAPATAVSAGPRGCSRPCGPRGTEPAPRQPGGAGSPRPKTPPARPPSRRESGPGQR, translated from the exons GCTAA GCGGGGCGGCAGCCATGGAGCAGCTCAGCCTGTCCCAGCTTCTGGACCTGTCCTTCGCGACACCCGACCCTGCAGCCGTAAACTTCACAATGCTGCGCTGCCTGCTGCAGGCCCTGCTCCGGCACCTGGGTCTGCTGGACCTGCCTGCCCCAGAGCGGGGGCACGGCCCGAGCCCCCTCCTCGTGGGGGGCCAGCCTGCCGAGACGCAGCCAGGCCCGGAGAGGCGGGGGGACATGGCCCAGGGCACGGGGCAGCAGCCCCGGGAGCCGGGGGAGCAGCTGCCCAGGAAGGAGCCGCCCCAGGTCGCCTCCCTGGCCGCCTCCCTGGGCGCcgccctggggcagctgcagcagcaggtggaGTCGAACGAGAGCGGCATCGCCAAG GCCAGGGCTGTCTCCCAGGACCTCCTTGAGGAGATGGGCGGCGTGAGGGCGGCGCAGTCCCGCATGGCTGAGGACATCCGCACCATCCAGGAGGCCCTTGGCTTG GGGACTCTCCAGGACGCTGCCGGCCGGCTGCTGGGCCTCCACGACCAGGTGATGCTGGGCAGCGATGCG CAGGGCAGTGGGGGCCAGGCTGCCCTCGCCGAGTGCCCCCAGTCGGACGTGGACATCCCGTGTGGGACAAGCTCTGGGCCAGCGCCGACAGGACCAGGGACATGGCCTGCTCCAAGGACCGGCACAGGGTCTCCAGGGACACAGGCTGGCACCCTGGGGGGGCAAGAAGGGACCGCTGAGAAGCGGGCAGGTGATCCCTCAGATAGGAGGGGGACATCTGATGGCAGCACCACTGCCCCGGGGGTGCAGCCAGGGGCCCCCGTCAGCCAGACCCCTACCCCGGGGGTGCAGCCAGGGGCCCCCGTCAGCCAGACCCCTACCCCGGGGGTGCAGCCAGGGGCCCCCGGTAGCCAGACCGCCGCCCCAGGGGTGCAGCCAGGTGCCCCCGGCAGCCAGTCCActgccctggggatgcagccaGGGTCCCCCATCAGCCAGACAAGAACCCCAGGGATGCAGCCTGGCACTGAGACCACCACTCTGGGTGTGCGGCCGGGGTCCCCCGGCAGCCAGACCACTGCCCCGGGGGTGCAGCCAGGGGCCCCAGGCACTGGGAACAgcaccctggggctgcagccagggacCCCGAGCACCGAGACCACCACCCCGGCGATGCAGGCAGTATCTCCAGGGTCccaagaaggagaaggaggattTCTGCCAAGGCCCCCCTCCAGGGGCTCCAGCAGGGCCTCCAGCCACTCCGTGGAGACAGTGGAAGCTCTCCACCAGATTGGGCAGCTCAGCCACCTCTGCGCTGCCCTGAAGGAGCAGGTGGCCCAGCTGGAAGCCAAGAAGTCAGACCGTGGTGAACTTGAGCAGCTGCGCCTGCTCTTCCCGGAGGGAG ACCAGGAGAGCATCGCCAGCGTCCTGGCCGAGCTGCAGGGCCGGGTGTCCTCCCTGCAGGGCCTGGCCAGTGAGCTGCAGGGCGAGAAGGAGAAG aCCAGGCAGCTGGAGGACGCCCTCGCAAAGCTGGGGGTGGCTGGAGCCGAGCGGAGAGCGGATGGCAGCGACCAGCTCAGCCTGCGACTGGG GTCCGTGCTGCAGGaggtgaagtgggagctgggacagcagcaggaggtggcCAAGGCCACGCTGGAGCAGCTGGTCACCAAGACggccaggcagctgcaggagcag CTGGACGAGCTGAGGGCCATGGTGGGGAGCACGGGGCAGGAGtgggcaggggtgcaggcagcgtGCCCCACCTGCTGCGGGGACAGCGGCGCACATGTGGCGAAGCTCCTCCGGCGCTACGAGGAGCTCCAGGAGCTGGTGGAGTCCGTGTCGCGGCAGGCAATGGGCAAGGCGGCAAGGCAGTTGCCGGGGAGGAGACAG CAggatgaggagcggctgaggcaCATCCAGGCCAGCATCGTGCAGGTGCAAGAGCACTGCGAGCAGCTCAGCTCCATCACGGGGAGCCTCCAGGATGATcgccagaagcagcagagagacaTCGAG GCCCTGTTCCACTCCctggagaggctgcaggaggagaaagccgacaaggaggagctgctgctgggcattGACGTG AAAGCAGACAAAGCCGCCCTGAACGGCAAAGTCAGCCGCAGCCAGTTTGAGGCGAGCATGGAGCGGCTGCAGGAGCTCATCCAGGAGGTGCAGAGCCGGGTGACgggccaggagcagggctggcagcaggtcCAGCGCCAGCTGTGGGAAGAGCTGGGCTCCAAG CTGGACCGCCTGGAGCTGGGGCCTTTCCGGCAGCAGCTGGATGAGCGCTGGAAGAGCGCCCTGGCACAGCTCAAGGAGAAGTTGCTGCTGACAGAGGTCGATGATGCAGCTGGGATGAAGAA gcagctgctgcccgaTTTCCAGTGCCTGTCCTGCGACCGGCCCCTCAGAGTGCAGACGCCTGGCCC gcacATCGTGGCCATGCCGGCCCTGCCGCCGCTGACCCCCCACCTCGCCGAGCACCCCTGGCCTGTCGTCGAGCTGGAGCAACCGCAGCAGCCCGGGCACAG GGAGCAGGCGGCCGAGCGTGTGTACCCCAGGGTGCCGCGGCAGTGCGGGGGCCAGCACACACTCACCGCCCCGCTGCAGCACGCCCCGCGCCTCCAGCCCCGGCCGCCCGGCGCCCcgcagctgctccagcccctcacCGTGCTCCCCAGCAAG cacgaCCAGACGCAGCTCCTGGGCCTGGACGGCCACGTCTACCGGGGCCGGCGGGACgagcagctgcctctgcccgCGGGCCAGGACGGTACGGCCGGGGCGGGCTGGCGGGGGGACCCCCGGGGCGCGAAGGGGACGGCGGGGAGCAGAGGGCACCCCGCTGTGtgccgggggtggggggcgaGCGCGGGGCTGTGCCCGCAGGCGGGcagggggggctctggggtgcggggcgggacggggcgggacggggcgggggcgcTGGCGGAGGGCGCGAGCGGTGCCCGCGGTGCTGACCCTGCCCCTCGCCCccaggccccgccgcccccccgcagCACCGGCCGCGCTCCTGCGACGGCCGTCTCCGCCGGGCCCCGAGGCTGCTCCCGCCCCTGCGGCCCCCGCGGGACGGAGCCGGCGCCCCGGCAGCCGGGCGGGGCTGGGAGTCCCCGGCCGAAgacccccccggcccggccgccgaGCAGGCGAGAGAGCGGCCCCGGACAGCGCTGA